In the genome of Eggerthella sp. YY7918, one region contains:
- a CDS encoding DUF4190 domain-containing protein codes for MDEQNKPTQPDSPEGSQNPVPPQGFEAQPAQPATPAAPATPPQPAAPAAPPALTQPVGSAAPADPTQPVAPQQSGVPQPTQPVPQQPVPPQAPASPYGQQPVDPYGQQQAPYGAPQPSAPGYYQPVAAQSGKATGALVCGILAILFSWAPLFGIILGIVAIVLAGKAVKEAGKNGKTTGGKVCGIVGIVLSIIVFILAVIIGFTALGFLAGNSDARDSLLSSSNEPSTSLPSVTSPDPDEKQMRDAVTAKLDLLKNKDTATMQHLADEADARMKTITDFSLSELGVDPMKLVDWMLTDFEYEFDDVHDNSDGAGVAYIDLKMRDTMAFANAFMEDAQAAIDAGKLEGLDEAGSKALLGELYLGAMEKTTDMTSDYIALDLVKSGDTWQVDEDSWNEELEYLFGL; via the coding sequence ATGGACGAACAGAACAAACCCACCCAGCCGGATTCTCCGGAAGGCTCGCAGAATCCGGTACCTCCGCAAGGCTTCGAAGCGCAGCCAGCACAGCCTGCGACTCCGGCCGCCCCGGCTACGCCGCCGCAGCCCGCTGCGCCTGCCGCTCCGCCAGCGCTCACGCAGCCTGTTGGATCCGCTGCTCCCGCCGATCCGACGCAGCCTGTTGCGCCTCAGCAGTCAGGGGTTCCGCAGCCGACACAGCCCGTGCCGCAGCAGCCTGTGCCGCCGCAAGCTCCGGCATCTCCCTATGGCCAGCAACCCGTTGACCCCTATGGTCAGCAGCAAGCCCCCTATGGCGCACCACAACCGTCCGCACCCGGCTACTATCAGCCAGTTGCCGCGCAGAGCGGCAAAGCGACGGGTGCGCTCGTCTGCGGTATCCTCGCCATTTTGTTCTCGTGGGCACCTTTGTTCGGCATCATTTTGGGTATTGTCGCCATTGTGCTGGCAGGCAAGGCCGTGAAGGAAGCGGGCAAGAACGGCAAGACCACCGGCGGTAAGGTCTGCGGTATTGTCGGCATCGTACTTTCGATCATCGTTTTCATTTTGGCTGTGATTATCGGGTTCACCGCGCTGGGCTTCCTCGCCGGAAATTCGGACGCTCGTGATTCCCTGCTTTCCAGCTCAAACGAGCCTTCTACGTCGCTGCCTTCGGTGACCAGTCCTGATCCCGATGAAAAGCAAATGCGAGATGCTGTTACGGCCAAGCTTGATCTCCTGAAGAACAAGGATACCGCCACCATGCAGCACCTTGCCGATGAGGCCGATGCACGCATGAAGACGATTACGGATTTCAGCCTGTCTGAGCTGGGTGTGGACCCCATGAAGCTCGTCGACTGGATGCTGACCGATTTCGAATACGAGTTTGATGACGTGCATGACAACAGCGACGGGGCAGGTGTCGCGTACATCGATCTGAAGATGCGCGATACGATGGCCTTTGCCAACGCGTTCATGGAAGATGCCCAAGCCGCTATCGACGCTGGCAAGCTTGAAGGCCTTGACGAGGCTGGCTCCAAGGCTCTTCTCGGCGAGTTGTATCTTGGTGCCATGGAAAAAACCACCGATATGACGAGCGACTATATCGCCCTTGATCTGGTCAAGAGCGGTGATACGTGG